In Streptomyces paludis, the genomic stretch CCGAGTTCTTCGTCCGCGTCCTCGACCAGCAGTTGTTCGAACAGCTCGGTCATGTGCGCCCCTCGTCTGTCTATATACGTCCCCGTGGCTGTGGCCGCTGTCGAGTTCGGCCGAACGACACGAGTGAAATTACAAGTGCGTGCTCTGGGTGGGTCAAGCCGAGATCTGCTATTGGGCCCGGTATTCACTCTCCGGAACCAAGGCTATGCGGAAAGTGTTCAAATCACCAAAAACCTGACACATGCCACTGGCCTGCCCGCATCACCTCTCTCTCGACAAGAGAGACGTCACGAACCACGGCCCTGTTGCGTGTCCGGCCGAGGTTGCGATCCGGATCACAGTCACGACCGCCGGGCGGCACCACCGGTACGCCACCGGTCGCCGCCGCCGGACAGTCGCTGCCCCATGTGTCCGCGGCCTTTCGCGCACAAACCTTTCTCCCGTCGAAGCAACCGGAAGAGGTGAAACATTGCCGCCGAATCAGTTACCGAGTTGACATCTGGGAGCGGATTCGCGACCTTAGGTCTCATGCCAGCGAACCCCTCGCAGACCGCGACCCACGCCCGTGGATTCCGCAGTGCTGTCCAGGCCCGCTGTCGCTGTTCCGCCCGCGCCTGCTGTTGATGCCCCGAGGCTCCAGCCGATCGCGTTGATCATCACCGCTCGCTCCCGCGTGTTCACCACGCTCCGCGCCGTGTGACCCGCCTTCCCCGCTTCATCCGTGTGACCCGCCTTCGTCATCCGTATCTGCCGAGGACCACCGCACCCCATGAACAGCGACAGCGACCTTCAGATCGCCGGCGACCTCCTTGAGGTCCCGCACCTTCTCCAGCCCGCCCGGGAGCACCCCGTCACCGTCGCCGACTTCGTCGGCCTCGCCCGTACCGTCGCCGCCGACCGCGCGCAGTGGGCACCGCTCGTCCAGTACGACGCCACCAGCCGCTGGTACCACCGGCTGCGCACCGGGCCCGGCTACGAGGTCTGGCTGCTCTCCTGGGTGCCGGGGCAGGGCACCGACCTGCATGACCACGGCCGGTCCTCGGGCGTACTGACCGTCCTCGAAGGCGAACTGACGGAGCGTTCGGAAGGCGGCAGCCGGGTCCTCGCGCCGGGCGCGGAGCGGGTGGTGGCGCCGGGGCAGGCACACGAGATGGTCAACGCGTCGCTCGAACCGGCGGTGAGCCTGCACATCTACTACCCGGGGCTCACCGAGATGCCGATGCACACCACCGCGGCGGTCGCCGCGGCCTCGGAGGATGTCGTACCTGCCTGACACACTGTTCTCATGCGCATTGTGGTTCTGGCCGGCGGCATCGGCGGCGCCCGTTTCCTGCGTGGCCTCAAGCAGGCCGCGCCGGACGCGGACGTCACGGTCATCGGCAACACGGGTGATGACATCCATCTGTTCGGGCTGAAGGTCTGTCCCGACCTCGACACCGTGATGTACACCCTCGGCGGTGGCATCAACGAAGAGCAGGGCTGGGGGCGTCTCGACGAGACGTTCCAGGTGAAGGCGGAGCTGGCGGCCTACGGGGTGGGGCCCGAGTGGTTCGG encodes the following:
- a CDS encoding cysteine dioxygenase — its product is MNSDSDLQIAGDLLEVPHLLQPAREHPVTVADFVGLARTVAADRAQWAPLVQYDATSRWYHRLRTGPGYEVWLLSWVPGQGTDLHDHGRSSGVLTVLEGELTERSEGGSRVLAPGAERVVAPGQAHEMVNASLEPAVSLHIYYPGLTEMPMHTTAAVAAASEDVVPA